The window ATGAGGTGCTGTTCATTTCGCACGCCAAGCTGCTGGCTCAGCTGCACGCGGCGCGGGCGACCGATTCCTTTGAGCGCAAGCTGCGTCAACTGGCCCGCGTCGATGTGCTGGCAATTGATGACTTCGGGCTGCGTCCTATGCGCTCGCCGCAGGATGAGGATTTCCACGATCTGATTGATGCCCGTTATGAGCGCACGACCACCTTGCTGACCAGCAATTTGCACTTCGACGAGTGGGGCGCGGCGTTTCCCAACAAGTTGATGGGGGCGGCGACGCTCGACCGTTTGCGCGACCGTGCTTATCAGATCATTCTCGACGGCGAGACTCGGCGCAAACCGCGGCCCCTGCCGGAAGCCCGGTCGCCCGTCCAGGCCACGGCGGGCAGGGACGCTTCCAAGTCTCCCTCGGCCGCACGTTAGACCCTCAGCGGCGAGCAAACCCTGGGGCGCCGCCCCA of the Nitrospira sp. genome contains:
- the istB gene encoding IS21-like element helper ATPase IstB, with the protein product MNPMLPLEPLLKQLRLSGILDSLEARNRQAIEAKLAYTDFLALLVEDEVARRDQRQFAQRLRKAQVVSDKTLERFDCSHSPSVNHALIAELATCRFVLEQAPVLIAGPTGTGKSHLVQSLCHCALRAGHEVLFISHAKLLAQLHAARATDSFERKLRQLARVDVLAIDDFGLRPMRSPQDEDFHDLIDARYERTTTLLTSNLHFDEWGAAFPNKLMGAATLDRLRDRAYQIILDGETRRKPRPLPEARSPVQATAGRDASKSPSAAR